In one bacterium genomic region, the following are encoded:
- a CDS encoding DUF1697 domain-containing protein produces MNYIALLRGINVGGKNKISMADLKQHLENAGFSGVRTYINSGNVLFQSELSRKELEEKIEATIVGNFKLDSSIIKTLVLSEGELRRIIEHKPKGFGVHPDKYHSDVIFLMKLGVSDALKVFRPKADVDRIWPGDCVIYSQRVSALRTKSNLNKIISTPEYQFMTIRNWNTTTKLLELI; encoded by the coding sequence ATGAACTACATAGCTTTGTTGCGTGGCATAAACGTTGGCGGGAAGAATAAAATTTCTATGGCCGATCTCAAGCAACATCTGGAGAATGCTGGATTTTCAGGTGTGAGAACTTACATCAATAGTGGCAACGTATTGTTTCAATCGGAGCTTAGTCGGAAGGAGTTAGAAGAAAAGATTGAGGCTACGATAGTGGGCAATTTTAAGCTAGATAGCTCAATTATTAAAACTCTTGTTTTAAGTGAGGGGGAGTTGCGGCGAATAATCGAGCATAAGCCCAAAGGTTTTGGTGTACACCCAGATAAATATCACAGTGATGTAATTTTTTTGATGAAGCTAGGGGTGAGTGATGCTCTAAAAGTTTTTCGCCCTAAAGCTGACGTGGATAGAATTTGGCCTGGTGATTGTGTAATTTACTCACAACGGGTTAGCGCACTACGCACTAAAAGCAATCTTAATAAAATAATCTCTACGCCAGAGTATCAATTCATGACGATTCGCAACTGGAACACAACAACTAAACTTCTGGAGTTAATTTAA
- a CDS encoding FAD-dependent oxidoreductase, protein MILTLKDKDIQLSGVTIFKFAPEKPVAWRAGQYIKYHLPHQNSDERGDSRWFTISSAPFEQDIWLSTRVDAMPLSSFKQHLIGLEPGDKIEAGEPEGDFTLEDIGRDYVFIIGGIGITPIRSILKQLNHDSKPVRVRLLWANRSAESVPFKDEFDALAKANQDLKISYFYGEQRIDRFAIEEVSAKLNSPIYYVSGPEPMVEAFEDLFKDMGIDEAHTKFDYFPGYEANKG, encoded by the coding sequence ATGATTTTAACATTAAAAGATAAAGACATTCAGCTTAGCGGAGTAACAATTTTTAAGTTTGCACCAGAAAAACCTGTGGCTTGGCGGGCTGGTCAATATATAAAGTATCACTTACCACATCAAAATAGTGATGAGCGAGGAGATAGTCGTTGGTTTACGATATCTAGTGCGCCATTTGAGCAAGATATCTGGCTATCTACCAGAGTGGATGCTATGCCATTAAGTAGCTTTAAGCAACACCTTATTGGCTTGGAGCCTGGTGATAAAATTGAGGCCGGTGAGCCAGAGGGTGATTTTACGTTAGAAGATATTGGTCGAGATTATGTATTTATAATTGGCGGTATTGGCATTACACCTATTCGATCTATCTTAAAGCAATTAAATCATGACTCTAAACCAGTGCGAGTAAGGCTTTTGTGGGCTAATCGCAGTGCGGAGTCTGTACCATTTAAGGATGAGTTTGATGCTCTAGCAAAAGCCAACCAGGATCTAAAAATTAGCTATTTTTATGGTGAGCAAAGAATTGATCGGTTTGCCATAGAGGAAGTCTCGGCTAAATTAAATAGCCCAATCTACTATGTTTCTGGGCCCGAACCAATGGTTGAAGCATTTGAGGATTTGTTTAAAGATATGGGGATAGACGAAGCGCATACTAAGTTTGATTATTTTCCAGGCTACGAAGCTAATAAGGGGTAA
- a CDS encoding Crp/Fnr family transcriptional regulator yields the protein MSFFQYAHSHEKFFKAQGRASQIKRGQLLTNNLSDNTNVFFLYKGLVQVSFNLLDGSERLIGYFLPGMTFAQSGSFFQDDGGQLEYTTVQPSTIYHISRDIFQKQLQTNQQFNTDYLDMVLRNQIFLIDRIVYQGENGAEKKFIKWLLFMAKYYGCQTKNNEVKITIPISQEGIANFLHVTRVSVNKIIREMRTKDLIRIEQKQIIICDANTLRNLL from the coding sequence ATGAGTTTTTTTCAATATGCCCACTCCCATGAAAAGTTTTTTAAGGCTCAAGGTAGAGCCAGCCAAATAAAACGGGGTCAACTACTTACTAATAACCTATCAGATAATACAAATGTTTTCTTTCTGTATAAGGGCTTGGTGCAGGTTTCCTTCAATTTGCTAGATGGAAGCGAACGACTAATTGGCTATTTTCTACCTGGTATGACCTTTGCCCAAAGTGGATCTTTCTTTCAGGACGATGGCGGACAATTAGAATACACCACCGTGCAACCATCGACTATCTATCACATATCTAGAGACATATTTCAGAAACAGCTACAAACTAATCAACAGTTCAATACAGACTATTTGGACATGGTTTTACGTAATCAAATATTTTTAATCGATAGAATTGTGTATCAGGGTGAAAACGGGGCGGAGAAGAAATTTATAAAATGGCTACTTTTTATGGCCAAGTACTATGGTTGTCAGACAAAAAATAATGAAGTAAAAATCACTATCCCAATCAGCCAAGAAGGTATTGCTAATTTCCTGCATGTCACGCGTGTTAGCGTTAATAAAATAATTAGAGAAATGAGAACTAAAGATTTAATTCGTATTGAGCAAAAGCAAATTATTATTTGCGATGCAAATACATTACGTAATCTTCTTTAA
- a CDS encoding uracil-DNA glycosylase family protein, with product MSDIFLTIHSVIVADAQNVQMRKKGYAPLYTAAAGAKIVIIGQAPGKRAQESMQAWRDKSGDTLRSWLGVSEDQFYDPNVIALLPMDFYFPGKGKSGDLPPRKGFADKWHPKLLNEMPNIKLIILIGNYAQKHYLKEAAKKNLTETVRNYKDYLPEYFPLVHPSPLNFRWQAKNPWFELEVVPALRQKVKQMLQ from the coding sequence ATGTCAGATATTTTTCTCACAATACATAGTGTAATCGTGGCTGATGCGCAAAATGTACAAATGCGTAAAAAGGGGTATGCCCCTCTATATACGGCAGCCGCCGGTGCAAAAATTGTAATAATTGGACAGGCCCCAGGAAAAAGGGCACAGGAATCCATGCAGGCTTGGCGTGATAAAAGTGGAGATACCCTACGCAGCTGGCTGGGTGTGAGCGAGGATCAATTTTATGATCCCAACGTTATTGCACTATTACCGATGGACTTTTATTTTCCTGGAAAAGGTAAGAGTGGAGATTTACCACCGCGCAAAGGTTTTGCCGATAAATGGCATCCCAAACTATTAAACGAAATGCCGAATATTAAGCTAATAATTTTAATTGGCAACTATGCACAAAAGCACTACTTAAAGGAAGCTGCTAAGAAAAACTTAACTGAAACTGTTCGTAACTATAAAGACTATCTGCCAGAATATTTTCCACTAGTTCACCCTAGCCCTCTCAATTTTCGCTGGCAAGCTAAAAACCCATGGTTTGAGCTGGAAGTGGTGCCAGCCTTAAGACAGAAGGTTAAGCAGATGCTACAGTAA